A region of the Dysidea avara chromosome 9, odDysAvar1.4, whole genome shotgun sequence genome:
ACCCACAGTTGAGAGGACTTCAATTGTTCTGCAGAAATACCCCTTGTCAAGAGATCGGCTGGATTGTCCCTAGTTGGCACATATGTCCAGGCAGAAGCATGGAATGATTCTGTGATTTCCATTACCCGGTTTGCAATGAATGGCTTTCTTGTGGCTGTCTGTTTGATGTCATAGATCCAGTGTAGTGCAATCTGACTGTCGCTCCACAGATGTACAGTGGCATCATCAGCTGTCAAGTGTAGCGACTGTATGACAAACTTAGCAAGACGAGTGGCGATGACAGCTGCCATTAGTTCCAATTTGGGAAGGGTGATAGACTTCACTGGTGCAACCCTGGACCTTGACATGACCAAAGTAGCTTGGTCGTTCTGTAGGAGGTAAGCCACTGCACCATAAGCACATAAACTCGCATCTGAAAAAACATGAACTTGTTTGGTGGCAACAGGGAAGTACTGCGTGAAGTAGCGTCTTGGATAAACGTGGGTTGTTGCGCTTTGAATGTCAGAGGCTATGCGTTGCCATTCTTCTTGAGTCTCCTGGGCAATCGGTTCATCCCAGTCTACCTTCTGCTTCCATAAAGCTTGTAGCAATAGCTTGGCCTTGACTGTAATCGGAGTCAGCAGACCCAGtgggtcatagatctgagccgAGTCACGCAGTATCTCTCTCTTGGTTGTTAATGGTGAAGATGTTAAGGAAGAAAATGGTTTAGCTATAAACCCTAGTGAGTCATTAAGTGTATTCCATCGTAAGCCCAATAAATTGACAGATGTGCTGGAGTCATTCGTTTGGTCACGTTCAGTGGTGGCTCGGAGTTTGCTGTTGTTCGATGCCCATGAGTGCAAGTTGAAACTTGCCTGATTCATATTAGATCTGGATTGGATATAATAATCCATAAGTTGCTGCTCCGAGTCACAACCAGAAATAAGATTGTCAACATAGAGGTTAGACTCCATATCCCTAGCCACTGATAAGGGGAACTTCTTGAGATGTAGGTCAAGCGTGGCGTTCAACATAAATGGTGAACTGGACGTTCCAAAGGGTACCACCTTGAAGCGATAGGTTGTTAGAGTACCAGACGGGTTACTAACATCCGAAACCCATAAAAAGCGAGTTGAGTCCCAGTCTGATTCGTGAAGCTTGACATGTAGAAATGCCTTCTCAATATCAGTGGCAAAGGAAAAGGTGTGGGTCCTAAATCGTAGCACAACTGAGCAAAGATCATTCAAGAAAGGTAGGCCTACCAAAAGACAGTTGTTTAAACTTGCATGTTCCTTACTTTGACGAGAGCTGCAGTCATAAACGATTCTTATCGGTGTAGTTGCAGACTCCTTCTTGACTGGGTGGTGTGGCAAGTAATGAACATTAGCTGGATGGTCAGTAGGCTCAACCTTCTCTATGAAGCCACGTGCTTCCTGATCAGTGATGATACTATGATACAACTGTAAAAGAGATGGTTTTTCTGATAGACGAGATACTAGCTGCCGTGTTCGTCTCGTGCAGGTTGTGAAATTGGATGGCAGCGGGAGATGATCGGGTTTCCATGGAAACCGTGCTGTGTAAGTGCCATCGGCAGCTTGACTAATGCTGGTGGCCTGATAGTGATGCATGAAAGTGTCTCCCTGTCCAGAGATAGATGGGGAAGTGCCAGCTTCTTCTATAGACCAAAATCTGTCAAGGTCAGGTTCCTCACTGGTGGCTATGGCCATAGAGGCAACATTCAGCTGTACATGTGTCATTGGGAAGGATATGGGTCCTGACAGAAGGAACCCCAGTTTGGACTGCTGGGCAGTTGGCCCGTCACCTCGCACAATCTTGTCCTCCGCAAAGGTCCAGTAGTAATCGGCCCCTATCAAAATAGATATGTGGAAACTGTGTTCACTTGTGATAGGGTGTGCTAGCCTCAATCCACGCAAGTGAGGAAAGCTCTCAATGGATGCCTGTACTGACATCTTCAAAGGCGCAGCAATAAACGGTACTATAAGTACGGATATGGGTATTCTGTCCCCAGCCTCAGTCTCAACACTGACTTGGCCCACTGCTATGGGTTGGGGTGAGGAATATTTAGCTCCAAACAGTGCTATGGCAATATTTTCAGTGCCAACTGGTGTTAGTCTAAGCTTGGTGGCTGTCTCCTCGGTGATGAAGGAGCGTTGAGAACCTTCATCGAATAAGATGTTACCCTGTATGCGTATACCCTCACCAACAACAGGGGCAATGGCTGTCTTCAACAGGCTGACAGTTGGGGGAGAAGCTTCCTTGTTATTGTGTGCACTACGTAAAACGGGAGCTGTGATGGTATTAACCTGTTGGCTGGGTGGCTGTGCCTGTTTATCTGTGTTCTGTGCAGTAGTAGTAGGCTTGGGGACATCACCATCAGAGGGTTTACATAAACTAGTGTGGTGCTTGTGTTTGCACTGCTTGCACCGGAACTTCGAATTACACTGTGAGATCTTGTGGTTCCCCAAGCAGTTAATGCAAAGATTAGCCTTGCGAACTATTTCTAGCCGCTGTTGATAGTCTGTaacgtgtgtgcatgtagtaGGAGAGTGTTCGCCCTTGCAATAGGCACATAGTGTCTTCTTcttaccaccaccaccacttgGGTGTCGTCCTCCCTTAATGCCGGCATAGAAGGATGTAGTGGAACGTGTTCCGGGTTCACTTGACAAGTCTGTGGTGTACAATCCGCTCTCCAATACCCGTATCTCCTTCAACAGGGCAGCTTGCAGGTCATCAAGAGTCCATCTCGGTTGATCGTGACCTCTAGCTAAGTTTCTGCGTACAGGGGCAGGAAGTTTACCGTGGATTATGGATACTAGGATCTGGCTATACGATTCCTTGGGTACCCCGAGAGATGCAAGGCCTCTGATATGGTTCTCAGTGACATCGTAGAACAGTTGCAAGCTAGACAATTCATTTGTCGGACCTGGTAGCTCTATGAGAGCACGAGTGTGTGCGTCAATGAGCTTCTCTGGCTGGCCAAAGCGTTGCTTCAAAAAGGCAATTGACTGTGCATAATTTGCCTCTGTCAATGGGAGGCCAGCTATGACACGTGCTACATCTCCTTGGAGTTGAGCCTTAAGGTAATTGAACTTGTGTATCGTACTCAGTGTGGGGTTGGAGTTGACCGCAGCATCGAAAGAGTCCCAGAAGGATTGCCAACTAAGCGGGTTTCCTGAGAATGTTGGCAGCTCAAGTTTGGGTAAACGACTTGTATTGTAGAGTTGGGGACTCGTTAACGGTGTTGTCATGTGAGTTGTAGGTGTAGTGTTTTCACGTTCTATAGTACTGGAACTAGCTGTGAAAATATGTGAGGGAGGTTCAACAGTGCTAGGAGTGGATGCTGGGTCTATTGATGAGGGTGTGACTGTACTAGGTTGAGTAGATACAGGGGGCGTAGGGCGAACTGATGGCTCCGACAAGGAGGTTGGTATGGATGGGGAGGTTACCGATAAGCCAGTGGGTTGGGATCTTGTATGCATTCTTATAAATGTATCAATATGATTCACCTTCTCCAAGATCCTGTCTTGCATGTCCTCAATGTCTAAGATCACATCCTCAAGTGCATCACCATCTTCTATTGATTCAATTATTTGAGTGTCCAGCTGGCGGATGATCTCTCTCTTCGTTGATAGAACTTCTTTTGTGGTTTTCAACGAAGATAGAATAAGTTCATCAATTGTGTCACTGGCCATTAGCTCCTCCACCTTCTTGAATTGGCGAGATACATGGCTCTTGTAGGCGTTTCTAGATTTCTGCAGGCGAGCTGCCTGTTCCATCGCAG
Encoded here:
- the LOC136267702 gene encoding uncharacterized protein, with translation MEQAARLQKSRNAYKSHVSRQFKKVEELMASDTIDELILSSLKTTKEVLSTKREIIRQLDTQIIESIEDGDALEDVILDIEDMQDRILEKVNHIDTFIRMHTRSQPTGLSVTSPSIPTSLSEPSVRPTPPVSTQPSTVTPSSIDPASTPSTVEPPSHIFTASSSTIERENTTPTTHMTTPLTSPQLYNTSRLPKLELPTFSGNPLSWQSFWDSFDAAVNSNPTLSTIHKFNYLKAQLQGDVARVIAGLPLTEANYAQSIAFLKQRFGQPEKLIDAHTRALIELPGPTNELSSLQLFYDVTENHIRGLASLGVPKESYSQILVSIIHGKLPAPVRRNLARGHDQPRWTLDDLQAALLKEIRVLESGLYTTDLSSEPGTRSTTSFYAGIKGGRHPSGGGGKKKTLCAYCKGEHSPTTCTHVTDYQQRLEIVRKANLCINCLGNHKISQCNSKFRCKQCKHKHHTSLCKPSDGDVPKPTTTAQNTDKQAQPPSQQVNTITAPVLRSAHNNKEASPPTVSLLKTAIAPVVGEGIRIQGNILFDEGSQRSFITEETATKLRLTPVGTENIAIALFGAKYSSPQPIAVGQVSVETEAGDRIPISVLIVPFIAAPLKMSVQASIESFPHLRGLRLAHPITSEHSFHISILIGADYYWTFAEDKIVRGDGPTAQQSKLGFLLSGPISFPMTHVQLNVASMAIATSEEPDLDRFWSIEEAGTSPSISGQGDTFMHHYQATSISQAADGTYTARFPWKPDHLPLPSNFTTCTRRTRQLVSRLSEKPSLLQLYHSIITDQEARGFIEKVEPTDHPANVHYLPHHPVKKESATTPIRIVYDCSSRQSKEHASLNNCLLVGLPFLNDLCSVVLRFRTHTFSFATDIEKAFLHVKLHESDWDSTRFLWVSDVSNPSGTLTTYRFKVVPFGTSSSPFMLNATLDLHLKKFPLSVARDMESNLYVDNLISGCDSEQQLMDYYIQSRSNMNQASFNLHSWASNNSKLRATTERDQTNDSSTSVNLLGLRWNTLNDSLGFIAKPFSSLTSSPLTTKREILRDSAQIYDPLGLLTPITVKAKLLLQALWKQKVDWDEPIAQETQEEWQRIASDIQSATTHVYPRRYFTQYFPVATKQVHVFSDASLCAYGAVAYLLQNDQATLVMSRSRVAPVKSITLPKLELMAAVIATRLAKFVIQSLHLTADDATVHLWSDSQIALHWIYDIKQTATRKPFIANRVMEITESFHASAWTYVPTRDNPADLLTRGISAEQLKSSQLWVRGPSWLTSTDQWPTWSPANVLHIQSTDAPEEETIQEATINPTETCGIHLVINASRYSRLTRLLSVSVYVRRFCHNLKHPKDKITGAITAKETSDATMLWIKTSQ